In Micropterus dolomieu isolate WLL.071019.BEF.003 ecotype Adirondacks linkage group LG17, ASM2129224v1, whole genome shotgun sequence, one genomic interval encodes:
- the LOC123985399 gene encoding olfactory receptor 52E8-like, with product MEPLRENVSSHKYFILNGFNELGALRPVLFIPFFFMFVVSLFANSLLLYVIITQKSLHSPMYILIAAMAGLDLSLPLFCVPNMLLNFLFDWKGISLIGCLVQMYFVHLLGTCQSTMLLWMALDRYFAICTPLYYHEHMAIQRFLKFVIPLLMRNVFMITLVVSLAGSLPFCFRNTIDHCFCEHMALVELACGSTAVNSLMGLISVFLITVADFIIITFSYIVIFSSVLRAGRSGVKALHTCVTHIVVMTVGLTFVLVAFLSYRIRNGLPAAVRVFFSIMYLFCPCCFNPIIYGIRTTEIRKHILKILTCCRFVQT from the coding sequence atggAGCCACTGAGGGAGAACGTCTCCTCgcacaaatattttattttaaatggctTCAACGAACTTGGAGCGCTGAGGCCCGTCCTCTTCATCCCTTTCTTCTTCATGTTCGTTGTGTCGTTATTTGCCAACTCCCTGCTGCTGTACGTCATCATTACGCAGAAAAGCCTCCACTCACCGATGTACATCCTCATCGCTGCCATGGCAGGTTTGGACCTGAGCCTCCCGCTGTTCTGCGTCCCAAACATGCTGCTGAATTTCTTGTTTGACTGGAAGGGAatctctctgattggctgcctggttcaaatgtattttgttcATCTGTTAGGAACTTGTCAGTCTACTATGCTGCTGTGGATGGCGCTGGACCGCTACTTTGCCATCTGCACGCCACTCTACTATCATGAACACATGGCGATACAGAGATTCCTCAAGTTTGTGATCCCACTTCTGATGAGAAATGTGTTCATGATCACACTGGTAGTGAGTCTGGCAGGATCATTACCATTCTGCTTCAGAAACACAATAGATCACTGTTTCTGTGAGCACATGGCCTTGGTGGAGCTGGCCTGTGGAAGCACCGCCGTCAACAGTTTGATGGGGTTGATCTCAGTGTTCCTCATCACGGTAGCTGACTTCATCATTATCACTTTCTCCTACATAGTTATATTCAGCTCTGTGCTGAGGGCCGGCAGGTCGGGCGTCAAAGCTCTCCACACCTGCGTCACCCACATCGTGGTCATGACTGTCGGCCTGACATTTGTACTTGTCGCTTTCCTGTCGTATCGGATCAGAAACGGTCTCCCTGCAGCCGTTCGGGTTTTCTTCAGCATCATGTACTTGTTCTGTCCCTGCTGTTTTAACCCGATCATCTACGGCATCAGAACCACAGAGATACGAAAGCACATCCTGAAGATACTGACGTGTTGTCGTTTTGTCCAGActtaa